The following coding sequences are from one Salvia splendens isolate huo1 unplaced genomic scaffold, SspV2 ctg893, whole genome shotgun sequence window:
- the LOC121791742 gene encoding protein FAR1-RELATED SEQUENCE 5-like: MKPHIGQVFQTLDDATVFYNKYARQVGFDTHKHGSKRVGDLVTWLYVVCSREGEKRVNYKQPETKRRRSSRKCLCKAKVAFKFCLGTGYVVKQFEERHNHDMVHLRHKRFMRLNRNIDPVHQKFIADCASANIGPTLTFSLLSEVLGGLDYVRCTVVEVRNYRRDLRAYVDGADAQMVLNDMKRKKEICSSFTYDFEVNSKGRLTRLFWCDPIAKHNYHLYGDIVSFDTTYSTNRYCMIFSPFTGKDNQGRPVTFGAGLLSKENAPSFGWLFEKFVKCMGAAPKLIITDQDLGMKVAVDSVLVDTRHRWCMWHIMFKVVEKLPKNQLHNEDLKKDLNKCVWSELTDPEEFEETWHEIMEKYGLTNNEWFSTMFANRKFWVPAYFRDFPMSSLIKTTSVSESQNSFFKRYTKSRCNLVEFLMHYNNALDAQRSNSNRFEYHDSNTTPMLKTNSALERHASTIYSDGGFKAIQEEIEEAIDCCTMVKTSNEDDTEIYVINDKFSKDWSVSYSVSGDSYVSIIIDSATQEWRDMHGDYFEVAQTIKGNVDQIRAFRQIIAEGKSEIIAEGIVLSISDKRQMIENFYGSQAHSEIDVHPPDVVKTKGSGRRPLTRLEQAMKMKAKPGRKCAECGEVGNHDARNCKKIKEKQKIK, encoded by the exons CACATATTGGCCAGGTTTTTCAGACCTTGGATGATGCTACTGTCTTCTATAATAAATATGCACGGCAGGTAGGGTTTGACACCCATAAACATGGATCTAAAAGGGTTGGAGATCTGGTCACATGGCTATACGTTGTGTGTAGTAGAGAAGGTGAGAAGCGAGTGAATTATAAACAGCCTGAGACTAAACGTAGACGTTCATCTAGAAAGTGTCTTTGTAAGGCTAAAGTTGCTTTTAAGTTTTGCTTGGGTACTGGTTATGTTGTTAAACAGTTTGAAGAGCGACATAATCACGATATGGTTCATTTACGTCACAAGCGATTTATGAGGCTCAATCGCAATATCGACCCAGTGCATCAGAAATTCATAGCAGATTGCGCAAGTGCAAATATCGGTCCCACGTTGACTTTTAGTCTGCTTAGCGAGGTCTTAGGTGGTTTGGATTACGTCAGATGCACCGTTGTCGAGGTTCGCAACTATAGGCGTGATCTTAGAGCATATGTGGATGGTGCTGATGCACAAATGGTATTGAATGATATGAAGCGGAAGAAGGAGATATGTTCGTCGTTCACCTACGACTTTGAGGTAAACTCTAAGGGTAGGCTTACACGTCTTTTCTGGTGTGATCCTATTGCCAAGCACAATTACCATTTGTACGGTGACATTGTCTCTTTCGACACAACCTACTCAACAAATAG GTATTGTATGATTTTTTCACCATTCACGGGCAAAGACAATCAGGGCAGACCCGTTACATTTGGTGCAGGATTATTATCGAAAGAAAATGCTCCTTCTTTCGGATGGTTGTTTGAAAAGTTTGTTAAATGCATGGGCGCTGCTCCCAAATTGATCATTACTGATCAGGATTTGGGCATGAAGGTGGCTGTTGATAGTGTTCTAGTTGATACAAGACATCGATGGTGCATGTGGCACATCATGTTTAAGGTTGTTGAAAAATTGCCCAAGAATCAGCTCCACAATGAGGATTTAAAGAAGGACTTAAATAAATGTGTGTGGTCGGAGTTGACAGATCCTGAAGAATTCGAAGAAACCTGGCACGAAATTATGGAAAAATACGGCCTTACAAACAACGAGTGGTTTTCGACAATGTTTGCCAATCGGAAATTCTGG GTTCCAGCCTACTTCAGGGATTTTCCAATGAGTTCATTGATTAAGACCACCTCTGTATCCGAGTCTCAGAACAGTTTCTTCAAGAGGTACACTAAGTCTCGATGTAATCTAGTCGAGTTTCTTATGCATTACAACAATGCGTTGGACGCCCAAAGGAGCAATAGCAACAGGTTTGAATATCATGACTCCAACACTACCCCAATGTTGAAAACAAATTCTGCACTTGAGAGGCATGCGTCAACAATCTACAGTGACGGTGGGTTTAAGGCAATTCAGGAAGAGATTGAGGAAGCAATTGATTGTTGCACCATGGTAAAGACTTCAAACGAGGATGACACTGAAATATATGTGATCAATGACAAGTTCTCTAAGGACTGGTCCGTTTCTTATTCCGTCTCTGGAGATTCATACGTAT CTATCATCATCGATTCGGCAACACAAGAATGGAGGGATATGCATGGAGATTATTTTGAGGTTGCCCAGACTATTAAGGGAAACGTTGACCAAATTCGTGCATTCAGACAAATTATTGCTGAAGGGAAAAGCGAAATAATCGCTGAAGGGATTGTATTGTCTATTAGTGATAAAAGGCAGATGATCGAGAATTTCTATGGGTCTCAAGCCCATAGCGAAATAGATGTCCATCCTCCCGACGTTGTCAAAACCAAGGGTTCAGGAAGACGGCCTCTTACACGCCTTGAGCAAGCTATGAAGATGAAGGCAAAGCCTGGTCGTAAATGTGCCGAATGCGGCGAGGTTGGTAATCATGATGCAagaaattgcaaaaagattaaGGAGAAGCAGAAGATAAAGTAA